A part of Candidatus Saccharibacteria bacterium genomic DNA contains:
- a CDS encoding DUF2807 domain-containing protein: MGSYAQINGQSITSNKPGVISIIGGIVVFGDDSSYNPGTGAFINRGSGSVYVNGRLLGSGPQDAPAPQDAAAASSGERVFDRFDARGLVLNVSSATCTVEPHMGDGMAVKLTGPQEVIDAFEVTVVDDQLCVTERIGKKGAGNYISSGGGVVIGSFIWSGGDIIGNVSIGGQPVKVSVHIPVGTPITASINGSGDVAIGNVRGGLDATIHGSGGIQTQSATDFLVVAIRGSGDMTVQNAQVNRLSVTVQGSGDVRIKGGSAKNAMIVVQGSGDVEFDGTASGAYLQCSGSGGIRVHHCLTKPIKTKHGSGDIRVAHVG; the protein is encoded by the coding sequence ATGGGAAGCTATGCACAGATCAATGGCCAATCCATCACCAGCAACAAGCCGGGTGTTATCAGCATCATTGGCGGTATCGTCGTTTTCGGCGACGACAGCAGCTACAACCCTGGCACTGGCGCCTTCATCAACCGTGGCTCAGGTAGCGTGTACGTGAACGGTCGACTGCTCGGCAGTGGGCCGCAGGACGCACCGGCACCGCAAGACGCCGCAGCTGCCAGCAGTGGCGAGCGTGTCTTCGACCGCTTCGATGCTCGCGGCCTCGTGCTGAACGTCAGCTCAGCCACGTGTACCGTCGAACCCCACATGGGTGACGGCATGGCAGTCAAGCTGACCGGCCCGCAAGAGGTAATCGATGCCTTCGAGGTCACAGTCGTCGATGACCAACTGTGCGTCACCGAGCGCATCGGCAAGAAAGGCGCAGGCAACTACATCAGCTCGGGTGGCGGCGTGGTGATAGGTTCGTTCATCTGGTCGGGTGGCGACATCATCGGCAACGTGTCGATCGGTGGCCAGCCGGTCAAGGTGAGCGTGCACATACCAGTCGGTACGCCGATCACTGCCTCCATCAATGGCAGTGGCGACGTGGCGATCGGCAATGTGCGTGGAGGGCTCGATGCGACCATTCATGGGTCGGGTGGTATCCAAACCCAAAGTGCGACCGACTTCCTGGTTGTTGCTATCCGGGGTAGCGGCGACATGACCGTCCAAAACGCCCAGGTGAACCGCCTGTCGGTGACTGTCCAAGGTAGCGGCGATGTCAGAATCAAAGGCGGCAGCGCCAAGAACGCGATGATCGTCGTTCAGGGCAGCGGCGACGTCGAGTTTGACGGCACGGCCAGCGGCGCATACCTCCAGTGCTCTGGTAGTGGCGGTATCCGTGTGCACCACTGTCTCACCAAGCCAATCAAGACAAAGCACGGCAGCGGCGACATCAGGGTCGCTCACGTCGGCTAG